Proteins encoded within one genomic window of Deinococcus sp. YIM 134068:
- a CDS encoding DUF2945 domain-containing protein, translating to MAFKVGDRVKWSSHGGEAEGKVVKVAHEDGEEKGFHYRASRDDPRYIV from the coding sequence ATGGCTTTCAAGGTCGGGGACCGGGTGAAGTGGTCGAGCCACGGTGGCGAGGCCGAGGGCAAAGTCGTGAAGGTGGCCCATGAGGACGGCGAGGAGAAGGGCTTCCACTACCGCGCCAGCCGGGACGACCCGCGCTACATCGTTTGA
- the lpdA gene encoding dihydrolipoyl dehydrogenase: MTKNYDFDVLVIGAGPGGYHAAIRAAQLGLKVACADREAVGGVCLNVGCIPTKALLHAGEQMAAARHASEFGLTFGEQKLDVAKLNGWKDSIVKKLTGGVSGLFKANKVTYLVGQASFVDDHTVRVGEQTYTAANVIIATGSEPARIPGLEVDQQSIVDSTGALTVPDPVPARMLCVGGGVISFEFSHIYNNLGAKVKIIEFLPTIIPGADADAVKEFGKSMKKQGIEFETQAKANSAVKKADGVHVEIENVKTGEKRTEVFDRVLVAVGRRPRTDGLNVEAAGVARTDRGFVPADEQQRTNVPHIFAIGDVASNPMLAHKAMKEGLVAAEVIAGKPAAQDAVAIPGVVYTSPELAWVGLTEQEARDKGYDVRTGVFPLSASGRAMTLQQTDGFVKMVVDHDTDLLLGVHIVAAHASDMLGEASLALEMGATATDIALTIHAHPTLGETILEAAESVHKQAIHIVNR, from the coding sequence ATGACAAAGAATTACGATTTCGACGTGCTCGTGATCGGCGCGGGTCCCGGCGGTTATCACGCGGCCATCCGCGCCGCCCAGCTCGGCCTGAAGGTCGCCTGTGCCGACCGCGAGGCGGTGGGCGGCGTGTGCCTGAACGTGGGCTGCATCCCCACCAAAGCCCTGCTGCACGCGGGCGAGCAGATGGCCGCCGCACGCCACGCCTCCGAGTTCGGGCTGACCTTCGGCGAGCAGAAGCTGGACGTGGCGAAGCTCAACGGCTGGAAGGACAGCATCGTCAAGAAGCTCACGGGTGGCGTGAGCGGCCTCTTCAAGGCCAACAAGGTCACGTACCTCGTCGGGCAGGCGAGCTTCGTGGACGACCACACCGTCCGGGTGGGCGAGCAGACCTACACGGCGGCCAACGTCATCATCGCCACGGGCAGCGAACCCGCCCGCATTCCTGGGCTGGAGGTGGACCAGCAGAGCATCGTGGACTCCACGGGTGCCCTGACGGTGCCCGACCCCGTGCCCGCGCGGATGCTGTGCGTGGGCGGCGGCGTCATCTCCTTCGAGTTCTCGCACATCTACAACAACCTCGGCGCGAAGGTCAAGATCATCGAGTTCCTGCCGACCATCATCCCCGGCGCGGACGCCGACGCGGTGAAGGAGTTCGGCAAGTCGATGAAGAAGCAGGGCATCGAGTTCGAGACGCAGGCGAAGGCCAACTCCGCCGTGAAGAAGGCCGACGGCGTTCACGTCGAGATCGAGAACGTGAAGACGGGCGAGAAGCGCACCGAGGTCTTCGACCGGGTGCTCGTCGCCGTGGGCCGCCGCCCGCGCACCGACGGCCTGAACGTGGAGGCGGCGGGCGTGGCACGCACCGACCGGGGCTTTGTCCCCGCCGACGAGCAGCAGCGCACCAACGTGCCCCACATCTTCGCCATCGGGGACGTGGCAAGTAACCCCATGCTCGCCCACAAGGCGATGAAGGAGGGATTGGTCGCCGCCGAGGTCATCGCCGGGAAGCCCGCCGCGCAGGACGCCGTCGCCATCCCCGGCGTCGTGTACACCTCCCCCGAACTCGCCTGGGTCGGCCTGACCGAGCAGGAGGCCCGCGACAAGGGCTACGACGTTCGCACGGGCGTCTTTCCCCTCAGCGCCTCGGGCCGCGCGATGACCTTGCAGCAGACCGACGGCTTCGTGAAGATGGTCGTGGACCACGACACCGACCTGTTGCTCGGCGTCCACATCGTCGCCGCGCACGCCAGCGATATGCTGGGGGAGGCCAGCCTCGCGCTGGAGATGGGTGCGACCGCCACCGACATCGCCCTGACGATCCACGCCCACCCCACCCTGGGCGAGACGATCCTGGAGGCCGCCGAGTCGGTCCACAAGCAGGCCATCCACATCGTGAACCGCTGA
- the hemW gene encoding radical SAM family heme chaperone HemW: protein MTAPAPDPTVRHLYVHVPFCPSICPYCDFHVLTRRAGLVERYLEGIEAEAARLAAEYAVDLETVYLGGGTPSFLRDAELAALVGSVRRHLGWGGVENTLEVNPGTVSPERAAHWRSLGFDRASVGVQSLDDATLKFLGRQHDAAQAREAVTTLVGAGFRVSGDLITAVPGQPLEADVRGLVDLGVGHVSAYTLTIEPGTEFARRGVTVEEDDERAGFERTEALLGGLGFTRYEVSNYARPGEESRHNLAYWNNRLYLGLGPGAAGHYPVVGRVEESGRRGVEQELPSTSRPLDLSTPLTHRRTNPHLHDWLAGAQGEGQDVDAAEFVTDALFMGLRLREGVDLSDVLRRSGLDVSTVYANPIAANVRRGLLEVDGIRLRATPAGWWSLNRVVSDFLEIEPHLPLSGVNEPFTTPDAGD, encoded by the coding sequence GTGACCGCGCCCGCCCCCGACCCCACCGTGCGACACCTCTACGTCCACGTGCCCTTCTGCCCGAGCATCTGCCCCTACTGCGATTTTCACGTTCTGACGCGGCGGGCGGGGCTGGTGGAGCGGTATCTGGAAGGTATCGAGGCCGAGGCGGCGCGGCTGGCGGCGGAGTACGCGGTGGACCTGGAGACGGTGTACCTGGGCGGCGGCACCCCGAGCTTCCTGCGAGATGCTGAGCTGGCGGCCCTCGTGGGCAGCGTTCGCCGTCACCTGGGCTGGGGTGGCGTGGAGAACACGTTGGAGGTCAACCCCGGCACAGTGTCCCCGGAGCGGGCGGCCCACTGGCGCTCACTCGGATTCGACCGCGCCTCCGTGGGTGTGCAGAGTCTCGACGACGCGACGCTGAAATTCCTGGGCCGCCAGCACGACGCCGCGCAGGCCCGCGAGGCCGTCACCACCCTGGTCGGCGCGGGCTTCCGGGTCAGCGGCGACCTCATCACCGCCGTGCCGGGGCAACCGCTGGAGGCCGACGTGCGCGGTCTGGTGGACCTCGGCGTGGGACACGTCAGCGCGTACACCCTCACCATTGAGCCGGGTACCGAGTTCGCCCGCCGGGGCGTGACGGTGGAGGAGGACGACGAGCGCGCGGGCTTCGAGCGGACGGAGGCGCTGCTGGGCGGCCTCGGCTTCACCCGCTATGAGGTGAGCAATTACGCCCGCCCCGGCGAGGAGTCGCGCCACAACCTCGCCTACTGGAACAACCGGCTGTACCTGGGGTTGGGGCCGGGGGCGGCGGGGCATTATCCGGTGGTCGGGCGAGTCGAGGAGTCGGGGCGTCGAGGAGTCGAGCAGGAACTCCCCTCGACCTCCCGACCTCTCGACCTCTCGACTCCCCTCACCCACCGCCGCACCAACCCCCACCTCCACGACTGGCTCGCCGGGGCACAGGGCGAGGGGCAGGACGTGGACGCCGCCGAGTTCGTCACCGACGCGCTGTTCATGGGCCTGCGGCTGCGGGAGGGGGTGGACCTGTCCGACGTGTTGCGCCGCTCGGGGCTGGACGTATCCACCGTTTACGCCAACCCTATCGCCGCGAACGTGCGCCGGGGTCTGCTGGAGGTGGACGGCATACGGCTGCGCGCCACTCCGGCGGGCTGGTGGAGCCTCAACCGGGTGGTTTCCGACTTCCTCGAAATTGAGCCGCACCTACCACTTTCAGGTGTGAATGAACCCTTCACGACTCCGGACGCAGGTGACTGA
- a CDS encoding AIM24 family protein, with amino-acid sequence MEFIWKAGVIREIAHAGARLEVIEHTAEPATRALEGYHQPLSRPSPWRQLAVHTGGAMAVLEPGALQYLRGDIELQASTSGGASGGGGLGGFLRGAVTAAATGEGLYKTVYRGAGTVYTEPTRLHLLLGELRGEDLIVDDGAFVACAGEVTVGRHVNAGLTAALGSGEGRVQPKLSGTGVFALQSPVPEAEFQFLDLRGETLKVDGNLVVAYTGGLSFAVERSARGLLGGGKTGEGFVQVYRGTGRVWLAPTLPLRVSPLGVAMSVG; translated from the coding sequence ATGGAATTCATCTGGAAGGCGGGCGTGATCCGCGAGATCGCCCACGCGGGGGCGCGCCTGGAAGTCATCGAACACACCGCTGAACCCGCCACGCGGGCGCTGGAGGGCTACCATCAACCCCTCTCGCGCCCGTCCCCGTGGCGGCAGCTCGCGGTCCACACGGGCGGCGCGATGGCGGTCCTCGAACCCGGTGCCCTGCAATACCTGCGCGGCGACATCGAGTTGCAGGCGAGCACGTCCGGTGGCGCGAGCGGCGGGGGCGGGCTGGGCGGCTTCCTGCGCGGGGCGGTCACGGCGGCGGCGACGGGCGAGGGCCTGTACAAGACCGTCTACCGGGGCGCGGGCACCGTCTACACCGAGCCGACCCGGCTGCACCTCCTCCTCGGTGAGCTGCGCGGCGAGGACCTGATCGTGGACGACGGGGCCTTCGTCGCCTGTGCGGGCGAGGTGACGGTGGGCCGCCACGTCAACGCGGGCCTCACGGCGGCGCTGGGCAGCGGGGAAGGCCGGGTGCAGCCCAAACTCTCCGGCACGGGCGTCTTCGCCCTGCAAAGCCCGGTCCCCGAGGCCGAGTTCCAGTTCCTCGACCTGCGCGGCGAGACCCTGAAGGTGGACGGCAACCTCGTCGTGGCGTACACGGGCGGCCTGAGTTTCGCCGTGGAGCGCAGTGCGCGGGGCCTGCTCGGCGGCGGCAAGACGGGCGAGGGCTTCGTGCAGGTCTACCGGGGCACGGGCCGCGTGTGGCTCGCGCCGACGTTGCCGCTGAGGGTGTCGCCGCTGGGGGTGGCGATGTCGGTGGGGTGA
- a CDS encoding DUF418 domain-containing protein, protein MTLAPPPDTTPAPESGPPRPVGGGERSALPDVLRGLALLGILIVNVQNFAGFREWEQRGVDGAVQTLTDMFVNGRAISLFAMLFGWGAAGLLARHGSGRLLRRLVVLFAIGTAHAVLVWTGDIISNYALLSLALLLTARATTGTLVALAGGLGAWWLLTTVLEGLGALARDPRPRFSGLPILPPGTTYGDAVAERAADFLPALINGSVYNGPWLIALFLLGAAAQRTGLLTRPQEHLPLLRRLAVFGLGIGLPLGILLAWMNTQGTLSAGLLSIPVRMGGGLASALGYVGVLGLLAAGGRLGVLIAFAASGRVAMSNYIAQSLIMTTLFYPYGGAQYGEWGAAPAVLLALAVGLAQLPLSAWVLRRFGSGPLERLTRWLVYGPARGVR, encoded by the coding sequence ATGACCCTCGCCCCACCGCCGGACACGACGCCCGCCCCCGAGTCCGGCCCGCCGCGCCCGGTCGGCGGTGGGGAACGCTCGGCCCTGCCCGACGTGCTGCGGGGGCTGGCCCTGCTGGGCATCCTCATCGTGAACGTGCAGAACTTCGCGGGCTTCCGCGAGTGGGAGCAGCGGGGCGTGGACGGGGCGGTGCAGACGCTGACCGACATGTTCGTGAACGGGCGGGCGATCAGCCTCTTCGCCATGCTGTTCGGGTGGGGGGCGGCGGGCCTCCTCGCGCGGCACGGCTCCGGGCGGCTGTTGCGGCGGCTGGTGGTGCTCTTCGCCATCGGGACGGCGCACGCGGTCCTCGTGTGGACGGGCGACATCATCTCCAACTACGCGCTGCTGTCGCTGGCGCTGCTCCTCACCGCGCGGGCGACGACGGGCACGCTGGTGGCGCTGGCGGGTGGCCTCGGCGCGTGGTGGCTGCTGACGACGGTGCTGGAGGGGTTAGGTGCGCTCGCCCGCGACCCCCGGCCCCGCTTCTCCGGCCTGCCCATCCTTCCGCCCGGCACGACCTACGGCGACGCGGTGGCCGAGCGTGCCGCCGATTTCCTGCCCGCGCTCATCAACGGGAGCGTCTACAACGGACCGTGGTTGATCGCCCTGTTCCTGCTGGGGGCCGCCGCACAGCGCACGGGGCTGCTCACCCGCCCGCAGGAGCACTTGCCCCTGCTGCGCCGCCTCGCCGTCTTCGGGCTGGGCATCGGGCTGCCGCTGGGCATCCTCCTCGCGTGGATGAACACGCAGGGGACGCTGAGCGCCGGGCTGCTCTCCATTCCGGTTCGCATGGGGGGCGGGCTGGCCTCCGCGCTGGGCTACGTGGGCGTGCTGGGGCTGCTCGCCGCCGGGGGACGGCTGGGCGTCCTGATCGCCTTCGCCGCCAGCGGGCGCGTCGCCATGAGCAACTACATCGCGCAGAGCCTGATCATGACGACCCTTTTCTACCCCTACGGCGGCGCGCAGTACGGGGAGTGGGGGGCCGCGCCTGCCGTGCTGCTCGCGCTGGCGGTCGGCCTCGCGCAACTGCCGCTGAGCGCGTGGGTGCTGCGCCGCTTCGGAAGTGGGCCGCTGGAACGGCTGACGCGCTGGCTCGTCTACGGTCCCGCTCGCGGCGTAAGGTAG
- the scpA gene encoding methylmalonyl-CoA mutase: protein MTTSQDPNAPAPAASPLDAWKALARKDLRGAEPETLNRLTPEGLTLRPLYTAADVEGLDPGLPGLPPFTRGPRATMYAARPWTIRQYAGFSTAEESNAFYRRNLAAGQKGLSVAFDLATHRGYDSDHPRVVGDVGKAGVAIDSVEDMKVLFDGIPLSEMSVSMTMNGAVLPVLAGYIVAGQEQGATLGQLSGTIQNDILKEFMVRNTYIYPPAPSMRIVADIIEFTAREMPRFNSISISGYHLQEAGANAALELAYTLADGLEYVRAALAKGLDIDEFAPRLSFFFAIGMNFYTEVAKLRAARLLWSELMGQFKPKNPMSRALRTHCQTSGWSLTEQDPYNNVVRTAIEAMAAVFGGTQSLHTNAFDEAIGLPTDFSARIARNTQLVIQEETGIPHVVDPWGGSYLMERLTADLAEEARRLIAEVEALGGMAKAVESGTPKLRIEESAARKQARIDRGEDVIVGVNKYRTEAETHVDVLSIDNASVREGQIRRLETLRATRDGAEVDRTLAALAECARTESGNLLALSVEAMRARATVGEVSAALEGVWGRHRAEVRTLSGVYAQGYSGDEGFSALQREIEDFAAAEGRRPRMLVVKMGQDGHDRGAKVIATAFADLGFDVDVGPLFQTPEEAARQAVENDVHVVGVSSQAAGHGTLIPALVGALRAEGADDILVIAGGVIPQQDYAALRAAGVAGIFGPGTPILTSAREVLRLVRERREGTPGKP from the coding sequence ATGACCACATCGCAAGACCCGAACGCCCCCGCTCCGGCTGCCTCGCCGCTGGACGCCTGGAAGGCCCTCGCCCGCAAGGACCTGCGCGGCGCGGAGCCGGAGACCCTCAACCGCCTCACGCCCGAGGGGCTGACGCTCCGGCCCCTGTACACCGCCGCCGACGTGGAGGGGCTGGACCCCGGATTGCCGGGCCTGCCGCCCTTCACCCGTGGCCCGCGTGCCACGATGTACGCCGCCCGCCCGTGGACCATCCGCCAGTACGCGGGCTTCTCCACCGCCGAGGAGAGCAACGCCTTCTACCGCCGCAACCTCGCCGCCGGGCAGAAGGGCCTGTCGGTCGCCTTCGACCTCGCCACCCACCGGGGCTACGACTCCGACCATCCGCGCGTGGTGGGCGACGTGGGCAAGGCGGGCGTGGCAATTGACTCGGTGGAGGACATGAAGGTCCTCTTCGACGGCATTCCCCTCTCCGAAATGTCCGTGTCCATGACGATGAACGGGGCGGTGCTGCCCGTCCTCGCCGGGTACATCGTGGCTGGGCAGGAGCAGGGCGCGACGCTGGGCCAGCTCTCCGGCACCATCCAGAACGACATCCTCAAAGAGTTCATGGTGCGGAACACCTACATCTACCCGCCCGCGCCCTCCATGCGGATCGTCGCCGACATCATCGAGTTCACGGCGCGGGAGATGCCGCGCTTCAACTCCATCTCCATCAGCGGGTATCACTTGCAGGAGGCGGGGGCGAACGCCGCGCTCGAACTCGCCTACACGCTCGCGGACGGGCTGGAGTACGTGCGGGCCGCGCTTGCCAAAGGCCTCGACATCGACGAGTTCGCCCCCCGGCTGAGCTTCTTCTTCGCCATCGGGATGAACTTCTACACCGAGGTGGCGAAACTTCGGGCGGCCCGGCTGCTGTGGTCGGAGCTGATGGGACAGTTCAAACCGAAAAACCCGATGAGCCGCGCCCTGCGGACCCACTGCCAGACCTCCGGCTGGTCGCTGACCGAGCAGGACCCCTACAACAACGTCGTCCGAACGGCCATCGAGGCGATGGCGGCGGTGTTCGGCGGGACCCAGAGCCTCCACACGAACGCCTTCGACGAGGCGATTGGCCTGCCGACCGACTTCTCCGCCCGCATCGCGCGCAACACGCAGCTTGTGATTCAGGAGGAGACGGGCATCCCGCACGTCGTGGACCCGTGGGGCGGCTCGTACCTGATGGAGCGGCTGACCGCCGACCTGGCCGAGGAGGCCCGCAGGCTCATCGCCGAGGTCGAGGCCCTGGGCGGCATGGCGAAGGCCGTCGAGTCGGGCACGCCCAAGCTCAGGATCGAGGAGTCGGCGGCCCGCAAGCAGGCGCGCATCGACCGGGGCGAGGACGTGATCGTGGGGGTCAACAAGTACCGCACCGAGGCCGAGACGCATGTGGACGTGCTCAGCATCGACAACGCCTCCGTCCGCGAGGGCCAGATTCGGCGGCTGGAGACGCTGCGGGCGACGCGGGATGGGGCGGAAGTAGACCGGACGCTCGCCGCCCTCGCGGAATGTGCCCGCACGGAGTCAGGAAACCTCCTCGCCCTGAGCGTCGAGGCCATGCGCGCCCGCGCCACCGTGGGCGAGGTGAGCGCCGCGCTGGAGGGCGTGTGGGGCCGCCACCGCGCCGAGGTCCGCACCCTCAGCGGCGTGTACGCGCAGGGCTACTCCGGGGACGAGGGCTTCTCCGCCCTTCAGCGCGAGATCGAGGACTTCGCCGCCGCCGAGGGCCGCCGCCCCCGCATGCTCGTGGTCAAGATGGGGCAGGACGGCCACGACCGGGGGGCAAAGGTCATCGCCACGGCCTTCGCGGACCTCGGCTTCGACGTGGACGTGGGGCCGCTCTTCCAGACGCCCGAGGAGGCCGCGCGGCAGGCGGTCGAGAACGACGTTCACGTCGTCGGCGTGAGCAGCCAGGCGGCGGGGCACGGAACCCTCATTCCGGCGCTGGTCGGCGCGCTGAGGGCCGAGGGCGCGGACGACATCCTCGTGATCGCGGGCGGCGTGATTCCCCAGCAGGACTACGCGGCGCTGCGGGCGGCGGGCGTGGCGGGCATCTTCGGGCCGGGCACACCCATCCTGACCTCGGCGCGCGAGGTGCTGCGGCTGGTGCGGGAACGGCGGGAGGGGACGCCGGGAAAGCCCTGA